The Fragaria vesca subsp. vesca linkage group LG2, FraVesHawaii_1.0, whole genome shotgun sequence genome includes a window with the following:
- the LOC101312225 gene encoding uncharacterized protein LOC101312225: protein MSEAPFRPREQLMEKQKYFQSIHKHTYLKGPFDKVTSVAIPAALAATSLFLIGRGIYNMSHGIGKKE, encoded by the exons ATGTCAGAAGCCCCATTCAGACCACGCGAGCAGTTGATGGAGAAGCAGAAATATTTCCAAAGCATCCACAAACACACATATCTGAAGGGACCTTTTGATAAGGTCACCTCTGTTGCCATTCCAGCTGCTTTGGCTGCCACTTCTTTGTTCCTTATT GGACGAGGTATCTACAACATGTCACATGGGATCGGGAAGAAGGAATGA